A DNA window from Vibrio cidicii contains the following coding sequences:
- the efp gene encoding elongation factor P, giving the protein MATVSTNEFKGGLKLMIDSEPCVILENEYVKPGKGQAFNRVKIRKLLSGKVLEKTFKSGDTCEVADVMDIDLDYLYSDGEFYHFMNNQTFEQIAADAKAVGESVKWLVENNSCMLTLWNGNPIAVTPPNFVELEVTETDPGLKGDTQGTGGKPATLSTGAVVRVPLFIQIGEVIKVDTRSGEYVGRVK; this is encoded by the coding sequence ATGGCTACAGTTAGCACCAATGAATTTAAAGGCGGTCTGAAACTTATGATTGACAGCGAGCCTTGCGTAATTCTAGAGAACGAATACGTGAAGCCGGGTAAAGGTCAGGCATTCAACCGTGTTAAAATTCGTAAACTTCTTTCTGGTAAAGTGCTAGAAAAAACATTTAAGTCTGGCGACACCTGTGAAGTCGCAGACGTTATGGATATCGACCTAGATTATCTCTATTCAGACGGCGAATTCTACCACTTTATGAACAATCAAACCTTCGAACAGATTGCTGCTGATGCGAAAGCGGTTGGTGAGAGCGTGAAGTGGTTGGTGGAAAACAACAGCTGTATGCTGACTCTGTGGAATGGTAACCCAATCGCGGTGACTCCACCAAACTTCGTTGAGTTAGAAGTGACTGAAACCGATCCTGGTCTGAAAGGCGATACTCAAGGCACAGGCGGCAAGCCAGCAACGCTATCAACTGGTGCGGTTGTTCGCGTTCCACTTTTCATCCAAATCGGCGAAGTGATCAAAGTGGACACTCGCAGCGGTGAATACGTTGGTCGTGTAAAATAA
- a CDS encoding SPFH domain-containing protein produces MNNPSIGSSLKVEERRQLLRRGMKAAVFGLPLLAVALTINSSVLMTDAGYSYVHQNNITGELDVFTEPGIHFRMPFLSKITQYDQVITVSFGNNTGEDFYQRLDPVQVRFADTYIGQIPVTFRFKLSTDPEALIKMHREFRNNSNLIDALLVKNARNVTVITATQYTGEEFFQGGLNQFKSKLGDQLREGIYLTERRQVEVEELDLAPVGVDQSNANQLQRTNQLVWKTVPVLDKTGQPIRQDNPLQQYGIQVTQVTIGDPQPEKQLDQLLADKKRLVADRIRAIQEQETSKAQAETEQLRKEIQRTREVQDAQRQKELAIISQQKDVEVARQIAEREIVEVEKTKRLAEVEKEKELAIAEANLAIQKANALSAEFEAKAILEKGRAEAEVLKAKYAALGANREVYLAELNRDVANSLYNNLQNFQVQMPQNYIGGSDESGLKTNLDVITGFGALGLMEQTKQVVKQ; encoded by the coding sequence ATGAACAATCCAAGCATAGGATCCAGTTTGAAAGTAGAAGAGCGCCGCCAGTTGTTACGTCGTGGCATGAAAGCGGCGGTGTTCGGTCTGCCTCTGTTGGCCGTCGCTCTGACTATCAACAGCTCGGTATTGATGACCGATGCCGGATACAGCTACGTTCATCAAAATAACATTACTGGTGAGCTGGATGTATTCACGGAACCTGGCATTCACTTTCGCATGCCTTTTTTGTCGAAGATCACTCAGTACGACCAAGTGATTACGGTGTCATTTGGCAACAACACTGGCGAAGACTTTTACCAGCGGCTCGACCCGGTGCAAGTGCGTTTTGCTGATACCTATATCGGCCAGATCCCGGTGACGTTTCGCTTTAAATTAAGCACCGATCCTGAAGCTTTGATCAAAATGCACCGCGAGTTTCGCAACAACAGTAACTTGATCGATGCGCTGTTGGTCAAAAACGCACGTAACGTCACGGTGATCACTGCAACCCAGTACACGGGCGAAGAGTTCTTCCAAGGTGGACTGAACCAGTTCAAGTCAAAATTGGGCGATCAACTACGTGAAGGGATCTATTTGACTGAGCGTCGTCAGGTAGAAGTGGAAGAGTTAGATCTGGCGCCGGTGGGCGTAGACCAATCTAACGCTAACCAGCTGCAACGCACCAACCAGTTGGTGTGGAAAACCGTGCCGGTGTTAGACAAGACTGGCCAGCCAATTCGTCAGGATAACCCACTGCAGCAGTATGGCATTCAAGTGACTCAGGTGACGATTGGTGATCCGCAGCCAGAAAAACAGCTTGATCAGCTATTAGCCGATAAAAAGCGCTTAGTGGCCGATCGCATTCGGGCGATTCAGGAACAAGAAACCTCCAAAGCACAAGCCGAAACGGAGCAGTTACGCAAAGAGATCCAACGTACTCGCGAAGTGCAAGATGCACAGCGTCAAAAAGAGTTGGCGATTATCTCTCAGCAAAAAGATGTCGAAGTGGCACGTCAAATTGCCGAACGAGAAATTGTTGAGGTAGAAAAGACCAAGCGTTTGGCCGAAGTTGAAAAAGAGAAAGAGCTGGCAATAGCGGAAGCGAACCTCGCTATTCAAAAGGCCAATGCCTTGTCGGCGGAGTTTGAAGCCAAAGCGATATTAGAAAAAGGGCGTGCAGAAGCGGAAGTGCTAAAAGCCAAATATGCGGCACTGGGAGCCAACCGCGAAGTCTACTTGGCCGAGCTCAATCGCGATGTTGCGAACTCGCTCTACAACAACTTGCAAAACTTCCAAGTGCAGATGCCACAGAACTATATTGGTGGCAGCGATGAAAGTGGTCTGAAAACCAACCTAGATGTCATCACTGGATTTGGGGCGCTCGGCTTGATGGAGCAAACTAAGCAGGTAGTGAAGCAATAA
- the frdD gene encoding fumarate reductase subunit FrdD, which produces MKPNYSVNTAPKRSDEPIWWSLFGAGGTWFAMITPVTVLVLGILAPLGIIDAEALSYERVVSFATSIIGALFIIGTLALPMWHAMHRVHHGMHDLKIHAGVVGKIGCYAFAGLISALSVVFIFML; this is translated from the coding sequence ATGAAACCCAATTATTCCGTAAATACCGCACCGAAACGTTCTGACGAGCCAATTTGGTGGAGCCTGTTTGGTGCTGGCGGTACTTGGTTTGCCATGATCACCCCTGTAACAGTGCTCGTGCTGGGTATTCTTGCCCCGCTTGGCATTATTGATGCTGAAGCGTTAAGTTACGAACGCGTGGTCAGCTTCGCCACCAGCATTATCGGTGCCCTGTTTATCATCGGCACCTTAGCACTGCCGATGTGGCATGCGATGCACCGTGTTCACCACGGCATGCATGACTTGAAAATCCACGCAGGTGTGGTGGGCAAAATTGGCTGCTACGCCTTTGCTGGCCTCATTTCAGCCCTCTCAGTAGTGTTTATTTTCATGCTGTAA
- the frdC gene encoding fumarate reductase subunit FrdC: MSNRKPYVREIKRTWWKSHPFYRFYMLREATVLPLILFTLFLTFGLGALVKGPEAWQTWLAFMANPLVVAINIVALAGSLLHAQTFFSMMPQVMPIRLGGKLVDKKIIVLAQWAAVALISLIVLVVV; this comes from the coding sequence ATGAGTAACCGTAAACCTTATGTTCGCGAAATCAAACGCACTTGGTGGAAGAGCCATCCTTTCTACCGCTTTTACATGCTGCGTGAAGCAACCGTGCTTCCGCTGATCCTTTTCACTCTCTTCCTTACTTTTGGTTTGGGTGCTTTAGTGAAGGGTCCAGAAGCATGGCAAACTTGGCTGGCGTTTATGGCCAATCCGCTGGTAGTCGCCATTAACATCGTGGCTTTGGCGGGCAGTTTGCTGCACGCGCAAACCTTCTTTAGCATGATGCCGCAGGTGATGCCGATCCGTCTCGGTGGCAAACTAGTGGATAAGAAAATCATCGTTTTGGCGCAATGGGCCGCCGTGGCCTTGATTTCGCTGATCGTTCTTGTTGTGGTGTAA
- a CDS encoding succinate dehydrogenase/fumarate reductase iron-sulfur subunit, with translation MSANRIQKVDILRYDPATDAEPHFQAFEVPFDDTMSVLDALGYVKDHLDKHLSYRWSCRMAICGSCGIMVNGVPKLACKSFLRDYPDGVKIEPLANFPIEKDLIVDMTPFIERLEAIKPYIIGNDRKPEDGTNLQTPEQMARYKQFAGCINCGLCYAACPQFGLNPEFIGPAALTLAHRYNLDSRDNGKAERMKLINGENGAWGCTFVGYCSEVCPKHVDPAAAVNQGKVESSMDFVIAMLKPDGTPKKVEA, from the coding sequence ATGTCAGCCAATCGCATTCAAAAAGTAGACATTCTGCGTTACGACCCAGCAACCGACGCAGAACCGCACTTTCAAGCCTTTGAAGTGCCATTTGATGACACCATGTCGGTGCTTGATGCACTCGGTTATGTCAAAGACCACTTGGATAAACACCTTTCCTACCGTTGGTCATGCCGAATGGCAATTTGTGGCTCATGCGGCATCATGGTCAACGGCGTGCCAAAGCTGGCGTGTAAGAGCTTTTTACGTGACTACCCTGATGGGGTGAAGATCGAGCCACTCGCCAACTTCCCAATCGAGAAAGACTTGATTGTCGATATGACGCCGTTTATTGAACGTCTTGAAGCAATCAAACCTTACATCATCGGTAATGATCGTAAACCTGAAGATGGCACCAACTTACAAACTCCAGAACAGATGGCGAGATACAAGCAGTTCGCTGGCTGCATCAACTGTGGTTTGTGCTACGCAGCCTGCCCGCAGTTCGGCCTCAATCCAGAGTTTATCGGCCCTGCGGCCTTGACGCTGGCGCACCGCTACAACTTGGACAGCCGTGACAACGGTAAAGCTGAACGCATGAAGCTGATCAACGGTGAAAACGGCGCATGGGGTTGTACGTTTGTCGGCTACTGCTCAGAAGTGTGTCCAAAACACGTTGACCCAGCGGCGGCGGTTAACCAAGGCAAAGTCGAGTCGTCGATGGACTTTGTTATCGCCATGCTAAAACCTGACGGCACACCAAAGAAAGTGGAGGCTTAG
- a CDS encoding VanZ family protein translates to MLKKCALLLLYAAVIAVLSLRPSSSWQQWGSLAHLDKLQHMAAYCCFSLLAAYLIRSWRRRCLAAAGILLFSAGIEVVQGLVGRESSWLDLLANLCGIILGLLTYKLYLVCRYRTVKSIYSSG, encoded by the coding sequence ATGCTAAAAAAATGCGCGTTACTTTTGCTGTATGCTGCGGTGATCGCCGTATTGTCATTGCGTCCATCCAGTAGCTGGCAACAATGGGGTAGCTTGGCTCATCTCGATAAATTGCAGCATATGGCGGCGTATTGCTGCTTCTCGCTTTTGGCCGCTTATCTGATTCGCTCTTGGCGACGCCGCTGCCTCGCGGCGGCAGGCATTCTGCTCTTCAGTGCTGGGATAGAGGTGGTTCAAGGTTTGGTTGGTCGTGAGTCTTCCTGGTTGGATCTGTTGGCCAATCTGTGCGGAATTATACTAGGCTTACTAACGTATAAGCTCTACCTCGTTTGTCGATATCGTACGGTGAAATCGATATACTCAAGCGGCTAG
- a CDS encoding TetR/AcrR family transcriptional regulator, which produces MKTREKIVYGALELFNRHGERSITTNHIAEHVEISPGNLYYHFRNKQEIVREIFTLYAQELLERFAPVQGQQESLTLLKHYLDSIFTLMWKYRFFYANLPEILSRDEQLHEQYIQVQEKLQANLVAIMQEFVELELLSLEKTELTSLVRTLHLIASSWLAYQSAMSLKVAITEQVVRQGMLQMLAVVKPVATEQGMEQLLLLEDGIRALHV; this is translated from the coding sequence ATGAAAACACGTGAGAAGATCGTTTACGGAGCCTTGGAACTCTTTAACCGCCATGGGGAAAGGAGTATCACCACCAATCACATTGCTGAGCATGTTGAAATCAGCCCAGGCAACCTTTATTACCACTTTCGCAATAAACAAGAAATTGTGCGCGAGATTTTCACCCTCTACGCGCAGGAGCTACTTGAGCGATTCGCGCCAGTGCAAGGGCAGCAAGAGAGCCTGACCCTGTTGAAGCACTACCTGGACTCCATTTTCACCTTGATGTGGAAATACCGTTTCTTTTACGCCAATTTGCCAGAAATTCTCTCCCGCGATGAGCAATTGCACGAGCAGTACATTCAAGTTCAAGAGAAGCTCCAAGCTAACTTGGTGGCCATCATGCAAGAGTTTGTTGAACTTGAGCTACTCAGTTTAGAGAAAACGGAATTGACCTCATTGGTGAGAACGCTGCATCTGATTGCCAGCAGTTGGCTGGCGTACCAGTCTGCGATGTCGCTGAAAGTGGCGATCACAGAACAAGTTGTCCGCCAAGGGATGTTGCAGATGTTGGCCGTGGTCAAACCCGTGGCCACCGAACAAGGCATGGAACAGTTGCTGCTGCTTGAAGATGGGATTCGCGCTCTACACGTTTAG
- a CDS encoding acetyltransferase, which translates to MNYDIFNGDADGIIALLQWRFAHPTASTLITGVKRDIQLLEQVAAKAGDTLTVLDISMEKNRLGLERALASGAEVFYADHHQSGQIPQHASLHAHIDLDADTCTALIIDRLLAGRFHHWAITAAYGDNLIAKANALAEQAGLSPTQQAQLRELGTLINYNGYGEQIDDLHFHPAHLYQHLSRYASPFDVLADMNSAFYQLQSAYQQDMAAAQAIEPLYCCDRVSVTLLPDCAWSRRISGVYGNWLANQEPSRAHAVLTHNQGDSYTVSLRAPLNNKQGAGEICAQFATGGGRAAAAGINALDKNQVERLIELLQAYYDQ; encoded by the coding sequence ATGAACTACGACATTTTTAACGGCGATGCCGATGGCATTATTGCTCTGCTGCAATGGCGCTTCGCCCATCCCACAGCGTCGACGCTGATTACCGGGGTTAAACGTGATATCCAGTTGCTCGAACAAGTGGCGGCGAAAGCGGGCGACACGCTGACGGTGCTCGATATCTCGATGGAGAAAAATCGTCTTGGTCTCGAACGTGCTCTGGCGAGTGGCGCTGAGGTTTTTTACGCCGATCATCATCAGTCTGGCCAAATTCCTCAGCACGCTTCGTTACACGCGCACATCGATCTTGATGCGGATACTTGTACCGCGCTGATTATTGACCGTCTGCTTGCTGGGCGCTTTCATCATTGGGCTATCACTGCCGCTTATGGAGACAATTTGATTGCCAAAGCCAATGCCTTGGCAGAACAAGCGGGGCTTAGCCCGACCCAACAAGCGCAGTTGCGAGAACTCGGCACCTTAATCAATTACAACGGTTACGGTGAGCAGATTGACGACTTGCATTTTCATCCCGCCCACCTTTACCAACATCTCAGCCGTTACGCTTCACCGTTTGATGTGCTGGCGGATATGAACTCCGCCTTTTATCAGTTGCAAAGCGCGTATCAGCAAGACATGGCTGCGGCACAAGCGATTGAGCCGCTCTATTGTTGCGATCGAGTGTCGGTGACCTTATTGCCAGATTGTGCGTGGTCGCGTCGCATCAGCGGTGTGTATGGCAACTGGCTCGCCAATCAAGAGCCTAGCCGCGCGCATGCTGTGCTCACGCACAATCAGGGTGACTCGTACACCGTATCGCTGCGTGCACCACTCAACAATAAACAAGGGGCGGGGGAGATTTGTGCTCAGTTCGCCACCGGCGGAGGGCGAGCGGCGGCGGCAGGGATTAATGCCTTGGATAAAAATCAGGTTGAGCGCTTAATCGAACTGCTGCAAGCGTATTACGACCAATAA
- the gpsA gene encoding NAD(P)H-dependent glycerol-3-phosphate dehydrogenase → MTQSQVTNAYNKAISMTVIGAGSYGTSLAISLSRNGANVILWGHDPEHMATLEADRENRAFLPGIEFPPSLIVESDLQKAVQASRDLLVVVPSHVFGQVLNSLQPYLRADSRICWATKGLEPESGRLLKDVAFDALGENYSLAVLSGPTFAKELAAGMPTAISVASPDAQFVADLQEKIHCSKTFRVYANSDFTGMQLGGAVKNVIAIGAGMSDGIGFGANARTALITRGLAEMCRLGAALGAQPETFMGMAGLGDLVLTCTDNQSRNRRFGLALGQGKDVDSAQQEIGQVVEGYRNTKEVWMLAQRMGVEMPIVDQIYQVLYQGKDARLAAQDLLARDKKSEGK, encoded by the coding sequence ATGACACAATCTCAGGTGACTAACGCGTACAACAAAGCAATTTCCATGACGGTGATTGGCGCTGGCTCCTACGGAACCTCTTTAGCGATCTCACTTTCCCGTAACGGAGCAAATGTGATCCTTTGGGGACACGATCCTGAGCACATGGCGACTCTGGAAGCCGATCGCGAAAACCGCGCTTTTCTTCCCGGTATCGAGTTTCCACCAAGTCTGATCGTAGAATCGGATCTGCAAAAAGCGGTGCAAGCGAGCCGCGATCTATTGGTCGTGGTGCCAAGCCATGTGTTTGGCCAAGTACTCAACAGTCTCCAGCCTTATCTACGTGCCGACTCACGCATCTGCTGGGCGACCAAAGGCTTAGAGCCGGAATCAGGTCGACTGCTGAAAGATGTGGCATTTGATGCGCTGGGAGAGAACTACTCTTTGGCGGTACTATCAGGGCCAACCTTTGCTAAAGAGCTTGCCGCTGGCATGCCGACCGCCATTTCCGTGGCCTCGCCTGACGCACAATTTGTTGCCGATCTACAGGAAAAAATCCATTGCAGCAAAACCTTCCGTGTTTACGCCAACAGTGATTTCACCGGCATGCAACTTGGCGGCGCTGTCAAAAATGTCATTGCGATCGGCGCAGGTATGTCCGATGGCATTGGCTTTGGTGCCAATGCGCGCACGGCTTTGATTACCCGTGGCTTGGCGGAAATGTGTCGCCTCGGCGCCGCGCTTGGCGCTCAACCGGAAACCTTTATGGGTATGGCCGGATTAGGTGATCTGGTCTTGACCTGCACCGACAACCAATCGCGTAACCGTCGCTTTGGTTTGGCCTTGGGCCAAGGTAAAGATGTCGATAGCGCACAACAAGAGATCGGCCAAGTGGTCGAAGGCTATCGCAACACCAAGGAAGTGTGGATGCTGGCACAACGCATGGGCGTCGAGATGCCGATTGTTGACCAGATCTATCAAGTATTGTATCAAGGAAAGGATGCGCGTCTGGCCGCTCAAGACTTATTGGCGCGCGACAAGAAATCCGAAGGAAAATAA
- the secB gene encoding protein-export chaperone SecB: MAEAAPQDNQQQFAIQRIFLKDVSFEAPNSPMMFQKDWNPDVKLDLDTQSRELGEGVYEVVLRLTVTVKNAEETAFLCEVQQGGIFTAEKMEAGQLAHCLGAFCPNILFPYARETISSLVVKGTFPQLNLAPVNFDALFMNYLQQQATQQGAAEE, encoded by the coding sequence ATGGCTGAAGCAGCACCGCAAGACAACCAACAACAGTTTGCAATTCAACGTATCTTCCTAAAAGACGTTTCTTTTGAAGCACCTAACTCACCAATGATGTTCCAAAAAGATTGGAACCCAGATGTAAAACTGGATCTCGACACACAAAGTCGTGAACTAGGTGAAGGCGTTTATGAAGTGGTTCTGCGTCTGACTGTGACGGTGAAAAACGCTGAAGAAACGGCATTCCTATGTGAAGTGCAACAAGGCGGTATTTTCACCGCAGAGAAAATGGAAGCAGGCCAACTAGCACATTGCCTAGGCGCATTCTGCCCGAACATTCTCTTCCCATACGCGCGTGAGACCATCTCAAGCCTAGTAGTAAAAGGGACGTTCCCACAACTGAACCTAGCACCCGTGAACTTTGATGCCCTGTTTATGAACTATCTACAACAGCAAGCAACCCAACAAGGTGCCGCTGAGGAATAA
- a CDS encoding rhodanese-like domain-containing protein translates to MQEYIEFFQQNMIMSLAWVGIFIALIMSFVKSATAAYKVIGVNDMTTLINRQNGVVIDIRTKDEFKKGHITDAVHILPSEIKAGNFAGLENHKSDPIIVVCKSGQTAQESANLLAKAGFENVNLLRNGLIAWSEANLPLVRSKR, encoded by the coding sequence ATGCAAGAGTACATCGAGTTTTTTCAGCAGAACATGATCATGTCGCTGGCGTGGGTAGGTATTTTTATTGCTCTAATCATGAGCTTTGTAAAATCAGCAACTGCGGCTTACAAAGTGATCGGCGTGAACGATATGACCACACTGATCAACCGACAAAATGGTGTAGTGATTGATATCCGCACCAAAGACGAGTTCAAAAAAGGTCATATCACCGACGCAGTTCACATTTTGCCATCAGAGATCAAGGCGGGTAATTTCGCTGGTCTTGAAAACCACAAATCAGACCCAATCATCGTAGTATGCAAATCGGGCCAAACCGCCCAAGAAAGCGCAAACCTATTAGCTAAAGCCGGTTTTGAAAACGTAAACCTGCTGCGTAACGGTTTGATTGCTTGGAGTGAAGCTAACCTGCCACTAGTACGCAGTAAGCGTTAA
- the gpmM gene encoding 2,3-bisphosphoglycerate-independent phosphoglycerate mutase: protein MSAKKPLALVILDGYGYREDTANNAIANAKTPVMDALIANNPNTLISASGMDVGLPDGQMGNSEVGHTNIGAGRVVYQDLTRITKSILDGEFQQTPALVEAVDAAVNAGKAVHIMGLMSPGGVHSHEDHIYAAVEMAAERGAEKIYLHCFLDGRDTPPRSAEGSLKRFQDLFAKLGKGRVASLVGRYYAMDRDNNWDRVQVAYDLLTQAKAEFTVDSAVAGLEAAYARGENDEFVKATEIKAEGQESAAMQDGDAVIFMNYRADRARQITRTFVADFAGFERGVFPAVNFVMLTQYAADIPLATAFPPASLENTYGEWLSKLGQTQLRISETEKYAHVTFFFNGGVENEFAGEERQLVASPKVATYDLQPEMSSPELTEKLVAAIKSGKYDTIICNYPNADMVGHTGVYEAAEKAIEALDESVGKVVAAIKEVGGQLLITADHGNAEMMVDPETGGIHTAHTSLPVPLIYVGDKEVEFKEGGKLSDLAPTMLSLAGLEIPAEMSGQVLVK from the coding sequence ATGTCTGCTAAGAAGCCTTTGGCTCTGGTTATTCTTGACGGTTACGGTTACCGTGAAGACACTGCAAACAACGCTATTGCAAACGCAAAAACACCGGTTATGGACGCGCTGATTGCGAACAATCCGAACACTCTTATCTCTGCTTCTGGTATGGATGTAGGTCTGCCTGACGGTCAAATGGGTAACTCAGAAGTGGGCCACACGAATATCGGTGCAGGCCGTGTGGTTTACCAAGATTTGACTCGTATCACCAAATCTATCCTAGACGGTGAATTCCAACAGACGCCAGCACTGGTTGAAGCGGTTGACGCTGCGGTTAACGCGGGCAAAGCGGTTCACATCATGGGTTTGATGTCTCCTGGTGGCGTTCACTCACACGAAGATCACATTTACGCAGCTGTGGAAATGGCGGCTGAGCGTGGTGCTGAGAAAATCTACCTGCACTGTTTCCTCGATGGTCGTGACACACCACCTCGCAGCGCAGAAGGTTCTCTAAAACGATTCCAAGATCTGTTTGCCAAATTGGGCAAAGGCCGAGTGGCGTCTTTGGTTGGGCGTTACTACGCAATGGACCGTGACAACAACTGGGACCGTGTGCAAGTGGCTTACGATTTGCTGACGCAAGCGAAAGCTGAGTTCACGGTGGATTCTGCGGTTGCAGGTCTTGAAGCGGCATACGCACGTGGCGAAAACGATGAGTTCGTTAAAGCGACGGAAATCAAAGCCGAAGGCCAAGAATCTGCTGCGATGCAAGATGGCGACGCGGTGATCTTCATGAACTACCGTGCTGACCGTGCTCGTCAAATCACGCGCACGTTCGTGGCGGATTTTGCTGGTTTTGAACGTGGCGTGTTCCCGGCGGTTAATTTCGTGATGTTGACGCAGTACGCGGCAGACATTCCACTCGCGACGGCGTTCCCGCCAGCCTCTTTGGAAAACACTTACGGCGAGTGGCTATCTAAACTGGGTCAAACTCAGCTACGTATCTCTGAAACAGAGAAATACGCACACGTGACGTTCTTCTTCAATGGTGGCGTAGAAAACGAGTTTGCCGGTGAAGAGCGTCAACTCGTGGCTTCGCCGAAAGTGGCGACCTACGATCTGCAGCCAGAAATGAGCTCACCAGAGCTGACCGAAAAACTGGTTGCCGCCATCAAGTCTGGCAAATACGACACCATCATCTGTAACTATCCAAACGCAGACATGGTTGGCCACACTGGCGTATACGAAGCGGCTGAAAAAGCGATTGAAGCACTGGATGAAAGTGTGGGTAAAGTGGTTGCCGCAATCAAAGAAGTGGGCGGTCAGCTGCTGATTACCGCAGACCACGGTAACGCTGAAATGATGGTGGACCCAGAAACGGGGGGTATTCATACCGCGCACACTAGCCTGCCTGTACCACTTATCTACGTGGGTGATAAAGAGGTGGAGTTCAAGGAAGGCGGTAAACTGTCTGATCTTGCGCCGACGATGCTGTCTCTAGCGGGCCTGGAAATTCCAGCAGAAATGTCGGGCCAAGTGCTAGTGAAGTAA
- a CDS encoding DMT family transporter has translation MGFEWLALAAALLWAVASLLSVTPAQHLGSFAYSRWRMGCTAVILSSMAWFTGGWSSVGQEHLVPMMLSGLIGIFIGDTALFACLNRMGPRQAGLLFSCHAVFSTILGYFLFSETLSTMEFIGSSLVFSGVVLAIFFGRRGSRQHSLETIKGSVWIGVGLGLTAALCQALGGIIAKPVMQTAIDPVAASAIRMISAFIAHSALRLSGAKIARPTQNMTWQIFYITAINGFLAMAVGMTLILYALREGNVGMVALLSSTTPIMLLPILWIYTKQRPNRYAWLGAIIAVTGTGILVQ, from the coding sequence ATGGGATTTGAATGGCTTGCTCTGGCGGCGGCTCTGCTTTGGGCTGTCGCCAGTTTACTTTCTGTCACGCCTGCACAACACTTGGGCTCGTTTGCCTACAGTCGCTGGAGAATGGGCTGCACCGCCGTCATCCTATCTAGCATGGCTTGGTTCACCGGCGGCTGGTCGAGTGTCGGCCAAGAACATCTAGTGCCCATGATGCTCTCTGGGCTGATTGGAATTTTTATCGGTGACACGGCGCTGTTTGCTTGCCTCAACCGCATGGGGCCGCGCCAAGCCGGGCTACTTTTTTCTTGCCACGCAGTGTTCTCTACCATCTTGGGCTATTTCCTGTTTAGCGAAACCCTCTCCACGATGGAGTTTATCGGCTCAAGCTTAGTTTTTTCCGGTGTGGTGCTGGCGATATTTTTTGGCCGACGCGGCAGCCGTCAACACAGTTTAGAAACGATCAAAGGCAGTGTGTGGATTGGTGTGGGCTTGGGTTTAACGGCGGCGTTGTGTCAGGCACTCGGCGGCATTATCGCCAAGCCCGTGATGCAAACAGCCATCGACCCCGTTGCTGCCTCGGCAATTCGAATGATCAGTGCCTTCATCGCTCACAGTGCGCTGCGTTTGAGTGGCGCAAAAATCGCGCGGCCAACGCAAAATATGACTTGGCAGATTTTCTACATCACGGCAATCAATGGCTTTCTTGCCATGGCGGTCGGTATGACACTGATCCTATATGCCTTGCGAGAAGGCAACGTGGGTATGGTTGCCCTACTCTCTTCAACCACACCAATCATGTTGTTGCCGATCTTGTGGATCTACACCAAACAGCGTCCAAACCGTTATGCTTGGCTTGGTGCGATCATCGCCGTGACTGGCACTGGAATTTTGGTTCAGTAA